A segment of the Trifolium pratense cultivar HEN17-A07 linkage group LG7, ARS_RC_1.1, whole genome shotgun sequence genome:
AAATGTGTAATTAAATTGTCGCAttacatatttataatttataactaaacggaaaaaaaaaatcggacTTTTCTTTCGGCCTGTTTGACCTTTGAGTCAATTCCATGTAAGAACCTTCTAGgagttaaatgaaaaaaaatatgatgcaACATTTTATGACCTAAACgacaattttatatataaattaatgatACATTCgactaaaaaatttaacatttctATCGAGTTAGAATATCAtggatttaatattttaatgatactctttaatttattttatttttttctgacTAAATACtctttaacttatttattttttcctgaCTAAATACtctttaatttaaaattgtgaaaataaaattttgacttaaatgcacttttggtccccctatttttaaaaaaatgaagttttggtcccccaattttaaaaaccagttttttagtccatctattttcatttttttaaagttttgatccccatcctattttggggttaattttgttgatgtggccttgtaactaatgatgtggcaacattcatgtggacaaatttaatatccatgtcattattatatatttttaaattcaataaaactttatttataaaatattttaattattagaattatatattcaactgaaataataattgttaaatcatgtgattgtttgtttttttttttaggtttaataaattagaagttgtgaatttttggaatttttatattaatgagTTTACGATGATGATATGATGATAAAAcgtgattattttgttttctgggTTGGTAAGAAGAGTAAGGATAACTGGATAAGTGGATGATGATAATGGGAGCTATGGATTGTTTGATgtgatttttgatgtttttgaattattttttgattgatttcttttttaaaaatactataattttaataattaaattattttataaaataagttttattgaattaaaaacaaataatgacatggatattaaatttgtccacgtggacgctgatatgcattagtgacaatgccacatcaacaaaattagtcTTAAAATGGAAtgagggatcaaaactcaaaaaaaattaaaattgggggactaaaaagttgatttttaaaataaggggatcaaaactttatttttttgaaaataaggggatcaaaagtacatttaaacctaaaattttatatttctaacaaaaaaaaaagtcataattTGGGAGCGAGGTAGTAgtagaaaaaactaaaataaaattgggaaaTGAAAGAGGAATTAGGGTCTTAAACAaatcttcaaaatctcaaatcaaacaaaacaataacacAAATGGAGCCAAACGGCGCCTCAGAAGCCGTAGTTCCACCGCCGCAGAAGCCTGAAACAGAACTAACCACCGAAAACAACACCATCTCCTCAAATCCAACACTATCAAAAAACGCACAGAAGAAGCTAGCGAAGCAACAGAGATGGGAAGCAAAGAAAATAGAGAAGAAAGCAGCGGCGAAAGAACAGAAGAAGAAAGAACTCGAACGGAAAAGGAAGGAATGGGATGAAAGTCTCGCTAATAtgagtgaagaagaaagaacgaAGTTAATTGAATCGCGAATTAGTCTCCGGAAAGAGAGAATGGAAAAAACTTTAGAAGAGAAACAATGCAGAAAAGAGAGACTTGTTAAAGCTAAAGAACATGGACAAAACGTCGTCGTTGATCTTGAATTCTCTCATCTCATGATTTCTTCAGAAATTCGTAGCCTCGTTCAACAGGTTATTTCatcatttttgtttaaatttttcatttttttattgtcattGTGTAGTTTATTTAATTACATGATAGAAATATTCGTCTTAAAAATCAagtattttttaatgtaaaaattatatttttagattcTTTAACATGTGCCCGTAGGACAATAGACCATTGTTTTTAATATGGGTTGTTTGGATTGATTCGTAATTATTGTGAAATTGTTTGGGGAAGCTTATGGAAATGACTTAACAAAGTTGTTTTCAAGCTTATTTTTCGTAGGTTCTCTCTATATTAACTTATAAAAAGGCCAAATGCATTCAAGGGTTTTAAGTTTCACATTTGTAACAGTTATGTCCTAAAGTTTTTCATGTAACAGTTAGGTCTTTTAAGTGttttaggtaacaaataggTCATTTTAAGTTTCAAACCGGTTGCACCTTTACCCTTATAtcaaaacagtttgactttattttatctttcgGTATTATATAAATAGCTTATACGTAAATACTTATATGAGTGTATGTTATATGCTCTACAAAAAGGGCGTGTtctataagtgcttaattaagttgtttatccaaacatgatcTAAATCGGTGTTGCAATCTTCACATTGGATATAAGACTATATAAGTGGAAATTCGGCAAACTCTACCTCGAGAGTTTCAACACTGCTTAATTACATGATAACTGTGATGAAACTAAAAGAGACATGTGTTATTTCATATGAAGCATTGACACAGATACGGGATATGACACTAATACACAAACACTGATAATAATGTAAGAAAATGAAAGTGACTATGTAAGTATGTAATTGCATTACTGCACGCCTTTAATATAAAATGTTGGTACTACATAACATATATCATCTAAACCTCTTGTATTATACAgtttacatattttttattgtgtattGGTAAATGATGGAATGTAACTAATATATGTGTAGATAATGTATTGCTATGCGGCGAATGGAAGGTGTGAGTCCCCCGCACATCTTTGGCTAACTGGCTGCGAAGGAGAGATGGATGATCAATTGAAAAAGATACCGGGATTTGATAAGTGGATAATTGAGAAGGAAGATAAGTCATATATTGAAGTATTGCAAGATCGTAAGGATGATATGGTGTATCTAACGGCTGATTCGGAGACTGTTCTTGAAGAGCTTGATttgaaaaagatatatataattgGTGGGTTAGTGGATAGGAATCGGAATAAGGGGATAACTCTGGAGAAAGCACAAAAGCAAGGAATTCAAACGGCTAAACTCCCTATTGGTAATTTCTTGACGATGTCCAGTTCCCAGGTAttgttcatatattaatacatttaACCCTTTTGTTTTTGCATTGGattttgtgttaattttaaccttaaaaaaaaaaaaaagtactttcGTCGATGGATGGATTGTATATTGGATTCTCTTCTGCAGTGGAAGTGCTTCCACTATCACAGGAAACACAAGGATGCGAAGAGATTGAGAGAAAATAGGTAATTATAACGAGAGAGCGAGAGcgagagagagagggagggagggagggagggagggagtaATCAAAAGAGAGATAGAAAAAATGGAGGGGACTGGAGATTGATCCTAATATAGAGGATCTGGATCCACCAGTAGGCTCTTTTACATTGCAGAGTCACAAGtgataatactccctccggtcctaaatataagagaaagtttactttttagattcattgaaaatctaatgcATCTGGTTCataatatagtctagatacattagattctcaatgaatctaaaaagtaaacttcatcttatatttaggaccggagggagtaatagcAGAGTGAATCGCCATTTAGGGCTTAAATTATCGTGGTTAGACAATTTGATGTATGAAACCTATGAAATTACAAAATGATCTATGAAATTATGATTTGGTTTATCAATTTGTCTTGTTGGGTCAATCAATTTAGTTGCACAAAATGTGTCAAAAGGACCAATGTCATTgagttttttcaaatttcacgcatcattttagaattttgttgATTTCAAATACCAAATTGACTGACCCTTTATAGATGTTAGACTAAATTGGCGATTCACTTGATGGCACTGTCTAAAGGAACCAATGTGATTGAGGATCTTCAATTTTATggttcattttgaaattttatgaatTTCAAGTATCAAATTGCCCTTGATGGCACTTGTGTCTAAGACATTTTATTTCTCATTTGAGTTTTCAGGTTCTTACTGTGAATCAAGTTTTAGAAATAATTCTCAAGTTTCTAGAGACAAGGGATTGGAAAACTTCTTTCTTTGCGGTTATCCCTCAGAGGAAAAGAACTCAAGCTGATTCAGAAGGAAATGCGGATAATACTGTAGAGGAAGAGAAAGAGTGCGAACAAAATGATGATCTAATGGCATGCAAAAATCAATGTGTTGAAGAGGAAGAGATTGAGCAAAAAGATGATCTAATGGCAAGTAAAAAGCAATGTGTTGAGGAGATCCCTTCTAACTGTTAGAATAGTCACTGCCCAAAGTATTGCTACAAACTTGCTGATGGCGTGTGTGTAGAGTGTAGAACCGGAAAGGCAACACATGACACTAGTTTCAAATCAGAGCTGCAAGTGCAATTTTCATGCTGACATAGAGAATTAGCacaatatttatgttttttttgtttgacaaatcTGTGACTGGATTTTCTCTGAGGTGTTATCTCCCTTATGCCAACATTTTCTTCAGTTTTTGGATCATTTGCATTTATGTTATTTTGCAACACAAAAGTGTTTGTCTTGTATGTACCTATTGTGGCAAAGCCACACATGCATGCTTGGTATAGTTGAGTTGGTTAAGCACCAGTGAGAACaggattaaataagtttttggtccaataaatattttgaattttgtttttaatccctATAAAAAATTCCAGCGTCCCCCAAATATTTTGTCACAATTTTTGGTCCCTATTCTTAATCAACTCTACAGTACTTTCGAATtttccaatgattttttttttatttatgtttataatattataagaattatTCTCActcaaatttagaatttttttaacataaataaattatttatgaatttttaagtgCACCATTGGGAAGAtgattaaataagtttttcgtcctataaatattttgaattttctttttaattcctataaaatatttcaacGTTCCCCAAATATTTTGTCACAATTTTTGGTCCCTATTCTTAATCAACTCTGGAGTACTTtcaaatttttgaatgattttttgtatttatgtttataatattataagaattattctcacaaatttataattttttttaacataaattatttatgaattttcaaGTCCAAAAACCTTAACATTTgcaaaagattttttttttgtcaagtagacTAGCGattaaatttcactttttaaggtgaataaatgagTGCACcaaggttcgaaccccgatcccATATTATATGCAATATTCTATGTTTATGGGATGTAGCTCATGAGAATTGCAAAAGAAAATTTCTATAATATACTATAcgtgactaaaaaaaattgaaattttgaatgatATACATGAATTGACTGAAAAGCAATAACTGAAAATCGTAACAGAAAATATTTACGAGACTAAAACTTGTTGAATTTTCTAAAAAAgccaaataatatattaaatttttttaagcacAAGATGTGCCTGAAGTAGTGTTTACGATTATCACACTCAAAAGAAACATAACAACATCAAATCAATAAGCCTAAACAAGCATAAGGATTTAGCAACCAAAGATTTACATCGaaacaaaaatcttttttgCTAGCTCTCAACCACCACCACACAAGTAATTTGATATTGTAAATCAACTTGTCGGACGGTGATTCCTTATGGCTAAATACTCtgtaatttctttcttttttttctaaatAGTTCAAATTGAAGCTAATCAAATTGCTTGAAGACACACCCTGATATCTTCGTGGAAACAATGAGCTGCgcaaaactcaagtgcaaaagGAGTAAGATAACATGATATATTGTGGTACacagaccaaaaaaaaaaactcactagAATTATTTTAATAAGGAATTTGAATAGTATACATGAAGTATTAAGTTTGATTCTTATTggttcaattataaaaaaaagaaaaatcacaaaCCAAATTTTTgtaggtgaattcttcggtacacatattatgtggatatgtacCGCTATATTTGCTGAGTGGATGATTCTAATTGGTTTACAAATagtatttattgatttttctatattaaatactatttgtGGACCAATCAGAATCATCCATCTAAGCCGTGTATTGGTACATGTGTATACCTCACTTTTCTTAATGATATTATGATACAACAATATACAACCCATGGTATTGTAtcagtcaattttttttactgataTTGTGATACAACAATATACAACCTATGGTATTGTATatcagtcaaaaaaaaaaaaaaaaagctcatATTACTTTACTTACGGTAATTCGTACCTGATTACATCAACGggaaatgaaaaaacaaaaacaagttaatttttttttcttactcaAAATCTACTTTAGATCTTTTTTGTGACCAAAACAAGgggggaatggattctctcaagtgtgatttacacttgagagaataaagtgtaatctaacaccatctaaatttattttctctaaatttttatatgtttatctctcttgatcaatggtaacaaaccacactttattctctcaagtgtaaattacacttgagagaatccattcccaaACAAGGGTGTGTTTGACTGTTTGTAACGGTGGATATAATAATATAGTAACTGTTttgataaattaaattaaaggtggattttttctataaaataaattgaaggtTCATTATTGTACTTGTACTATAATGTagtatttggaaaaaaaatgtatttggatTAAATTGTTTGTAACGGAAAAAACAGTGGTTACTCTTTCAACATTATTTCCTTaaactgaaaaaataaaaatgactttATCTTATGTTCTTTGAATTACTATCACCTTAATTATAATGCAATTCTACATACCCTCTATAAAATCCATTTAGAATAATCACATTTGTGAACAACTCACATTGTCTAAAATGAACAAACATAAGCGATTCAGCGATAACAGGGTTTTGGCAACATTTCTTATGGTGTTACTTTTGGTTTTAGCTGCTGCAATTTTTCCTTACATGATGATACCTGAACCTcccatttttttattactattgtTATGTTGTATTCCTGtttttgtgttattttattttctttttcttgtaaTTTTCATTTGGTGAAATCAATGGTCAGAGACTGATGTTGAAGGTGTTTGTCTGCTTCAACGGTAGATCGTTTTTTCTCTTCAAGAGGAGACATATTTTCTCGTCCTGAAGTATTGAGGTATTTTTAGCTTATTGGAGTCAGTGTgcctattttgttttctttctagTGTATTTTTTGGTGTTTGTTATTTTCGGcagtttatgttttttttttgtttgaatgttGGATTTTTTATTGTGTATACTTGTCGTATCTTTTTGTATTATACGGCACCCTTTTGTATTCTAAACTTTTTATTGTCTTTTTCGCGTATGTAtaatatttgccattaaaaaaatactgCAGCACAAAGTTTACATCTTCAATATAGGTGATTTAGATTTTtaggggaaaaaaaaataatatttggatTGATCATGAATGCCATAAGCAAATAACATAGAGGAAGttttatagtttatattttattattattatttttggatttATATACGAAATAATAAATACTACATAAAACTCACTAAAAAAGAGATATTGGATTCAAATATGGATATTactgaatattattttttctcttatgaAGAAGTCTTTGTGAGAGGTCTCCAAATGGAGACAATAATATGTTTAGGAAGTCTTTGCGAGAGgtctccatattttttttactgatgTATAAAGATatatattagcatatgagagaTCTATGTCATTCATTCTTTGTCCAAATGGAGACAACAATATGTTTAGGAGGTCTCCAAATGAGAGATCTATCTCATTCATTCTTTGTTCATGTTCACCTTTTTATGCAatatttttggtcaagtagtttagtaactaaaattttagtatttttaaggtgaataagtgaagtgtctgaGATTTGGGATTCGAATTTCAACTTTTACATATAAAATTTGATGTCCCTACTAACTCAACTAAACTCACGAAAACTGATCTTTGCATTTTTATTCAGTTGTTTAGAGagaaaattataaggaaaaaattaataaatttattcagAATTGGATGGTCGGTGGTGATCTATAAAATTGCTATGAAgttaatttgtcaaaaataaagaTAGATTACTGCTATGTAGAAAAAGTAAAGGGTTAtgtagataaaaaataattaaaaaaaaaatcttattataGTGATTTTTCTTGAGCTTCTCACGCCTCCCAGAAAATTGGAAAATACCCCGCTCAGATTTTAAAACTCGAAGtgtgtttttaaaattttaaattctataatttGAActgcgaaaaaaaaaaaaaatagaaatgagGATGCAGAATACATTACCATCTCATTAGAACAAATTCAACAACATAATGGACCAatatatcaacaacaacataaattAAACACAAACAAGAACATGAATGAACTAAAGCGATTACTTCATCTTCATTGGGTTTAGTCATACAAAAttttagatgttatttcaaaattttatattaaataaaa
Coding sequences within it:
- the LOC123899163 gene encoding tRNA (guanine(9)-N1)-methyltransferase; this translates as MEPNGASEAVVPPPQKPETELTTENNTISSNPTLSKNAQKKLAKQQRWEAKKIEKKAAAKEQKKKELERKRKEWDESLANMSEEERTKLIESRISLRKERMEKTLEEKQCRKERLVKAKEHGQNVVVDLEFSHLMISSEIRSLVQQIMYCYAANGRCESPAHLWLTGCEGEMDDQLKKIPGFDKWIIEKEDKSYIEVLQDRKDDMVYLTADSETVLEELDLKKIYIIGGLVDRNRNKGITLEKAQKQGIQTAKLPIGNFLTMSSSQVLTVNQVLEIILKFLETRDWKTSFFAVIPQRKRTQADSEGNADNTVEEEKECEQNDDLMACKNQCVEEEEIEQKDDLMASKKQCVEEIPSNC